The Apium graveolens cultivar Ventura chromosome 6, ASM990537v1, whole genome shotgun sequence genome contains a region encoding:
- the LOC141666020 gene encoding uncharacterized protein LOC141666020, which translates to MKVKMMMFLESIDDSYIDIINDGPFYLEKLVQMTPTVHGHYIRKEKSEWSDIEKAVMLKDVKVMNILHNSLDNVMSNRVIAYKTSKAIWDALETQCQGTLAIKNNKRAVLIQEYEEFEAKSDETIIDTYDRFLTLLNDLSLIGKEYDKEDSNIKFLTAIPEE; encoded by the coding sequence ATGAAAGTGAAGATGATGATGTTTCTTGAATCTATTGATGATAGCTATAttgacataatcaatgatggaccaTTTTATCTTGAAAAGCTTGTTCAAATGACTCCAACTGTTCATGGGCACTATATACGAAAAGAAAAATCAGAATGGTCAGATATTGAAAAAGCTGTAATGCTTAAAGATGTCAAGGTCATGAACATTCTTCACAATAGTTTGGACAATgttatgtcaaacagggtgattgctTACAAGACTTCCAAAGCTATATGGGATGCATtggaaactcaatgtcaaggaaccttagcaatcaagaataataaaagAGCTGTTCTTATTCAAGAGTATGAAGAGTTTGAAGCAAAGTCTGATGAAACCATTATTGACACTTATGACAGATTCTTGACActgttgaatgatttgtcattaaTTGGAAAGGAATATGATAAGGAAGATTCTAATATCAAGTTTCTAACAGCTATTCCTGAGGAATGA